One Pseudonocardia abyssalis DNA segment encodes these proteins:
- the uvrC gene encoding excinuclease ABC subunit UvrC gives MPDPASYRPATGSIPEAPGVYRFSDVHGRVIYVGKAKSLRQRLNSYFADLSGLHPRTRQMVTTAAGVQWTVVGTEVEALQLEYNWIKEFDPRFNVRYRDDKTYPVLAVTVGEEYPRLHVYRGPRRKGVRYFGPYAHAWAIRETLDLLLRVFPARTCSAGVFKRHGQMGRPCLLGYIDKCSAPCVGKVDAQEHRDIVDDFCDFLAGRTDHLVRQMERRMAEASEGLEFERAARLRDDIGALKRAMEKQAVVLGDGTDADVVAFADDELEAAVQVFHVRGGRVRGQRGWVIDKVEPTDTAQLVERFLVQFYGEQASLAESSDDSAQPVPREILVPELPAEVDALADWLSDLRGSRVGIRVPQRGDKRALAETVARNAAEAFTQHKLRRAGDLTARSAALQEIQDGLGLDTAPLRIECIDVSHVQGTDVVASLVVFEDGLAKKSDYRRFEVKDAAERGDVASIAEVVRRRFRRYLSETGNGSADAGETLDVGSRPGIDPETGRPRRFAYPPNLLVVDGAAPQAQAAADVLAELGITDVAVCGLAKRLEEVWMPGEPDPVILSRTSEGLYLLQRLRDEAHRFAIAYHRQRRSKGMTSSELDGVPGLGPAKRGALLRHFGSVRKLRAADVDEIAALPGFGPRTAAAVLAALQGESS, from the coding sequence ATGCCTGATCCCGCCAGTTACCGCCCGGCCACCGGTTCCATCCCGGAGGCCCCCGGTGTCTACCGGTTCTCCGACGTGCACGGGCGCGTCATCTACGTCGGCAAGGCGAAGAGCCTGCGCCAGCGCCTCAACTCCTACTTCGCCGACCTCTCCGGGCTGCACCCACGCACCCGGCAGATGGTCACCACGGCTGCGGGCGTGCAGTGGACGGTGGTCGGCACCGAGGTCGAGGCCCTCCAGCTCGAGTACAACTGGATCAAGGAGTTCGACCCGCGGTTCAACGTCCGCTACCGCGACGACAAGACCTACCCGGTCCTCGCGGTCACGGTGGGTGAGGAGTACCCGCGGCTGCACGTCTACCGCGGCCCGCGCCGCAAGGGCGTCCGCTACTTCGGTCCCTACGCCCACGCCTGGGCCATCCGCGAGACGCTCGACCTGCTGCTGCGGGTGTTCCCGGCCCGCACCTGCTCCGCCGGGGTGTTCAAGCGCCACGGCCAGATGGGCCGGCCGTGCCTGCTCGGCTACATCGACAAGTGCTCGGCGCCGTGCGTCGGGAAGGTCGACGCGCAGGAGCACCGCGACATCGTCGACGACTTCTGCGACTTCCTCGCCGGCCGCACCGACCACCTGGTCCGCCAGATGGAGCGGCGGATGGCCGAGGCGTCCGAGGGGCTGGAGTTCGAGCGCGCGGCCCGGCTGCGCGACGACATCGGGGCGCTCAAGCGGGCGATGGAGAAGCAGGCCGTCGTGCTCGGTGACGGCACCGACGCCGACGTCGTCGCGTTCGCCGACGACGAGCTGGAGGCCGCGGTCCAGGTCTTCCACGTCCGCGGCGGCCGGGTGCGCGGGCAGCGCGGCTGGGTGATCGACAAGGTCGAGCCCACCGACACCGCGCAGCTCGTCGAGCGGTTCCTGGTGCAGTTCTACGGCGAACAGGCGTCGCTGGCCGAGTCGAGCGACGACTCCGCCCAACCGGTCCCGCGCGAGATCCTCGTGCCCGAGCTGCCCGCCGAGGTCGACGCGCTCGCCGACTGGCTCTCCGACCTGCGGGGGTCCCGGGTCGGCATCCGGGTGCCGCAGCGCGGGGACAAGCGGGCGCTCGCCGAGACCGTGGCCCGCAACGCGGCGGAGGCGTTCACCCAGCACAAGCTGCGCCGGGCGGGCGACCTCACGGCCCGCTCGGCCGCGCTGCAGGAGATCCAGGACGGGCTCGGCCTCGACACCGCGCCGCTGCGCATCGAGTGCATCGACGTCTCCCACGTGCAGGGCACCGACGTCGTCGCGTCGCTGGTGGTGTTCGAGGACGGGCTGGCGAAGAAGTCCGACTACCGCCGCTTCGAGGTCAAGGACGCCGCCGAGCGGGGCGACGTCGCCTCGATCGCGGAGGTCGTACGCCGCCGGTTCCGCCGCTATCTGAGTGAGACCGGTAACGGCTCGGCCGATGCGGGCGAAACCCTCGACGTCGGGTCTCGTCCGGGGATCGACCCGGAGACCGGCCGACCGCGCCGGTTCGCCTACCCGCCGAACCTGCTCGTCGTCGACGGGGCGGCCCCGCAGGCCCAGGCGGCCGCCGACGTGCTCGCCGAGCTCGGGATCACCGACGTCGCCGTGTGCGGCCTGGCCAAGCGACTGGAGGAGGTGTGGATGCCCGGAGAGCCCGACCCCGTGATCCTGTCCCGCACCTCCGAGGGTCTCTACCTGCTCCAACGGCTCCGCGACGAGGCGCACCGCTTCGCCATCGCCTACCACCGCCAGCGGCGGTCGAAGGGGATGACGAGCTCCGAGCTCGACGGGGTGCCCGGACTCGGCCCGGCCAAGCGCGGCGCGCTGCTGCGGCACTTCGGGTCGGTCCGCAAGCTCAGGGCCGCCGACGTCGACGAGATCGCCGCGCTGCCCGGTTTCGGGCCGCGCACCGCAGCGGCCGTGCTGGCCGCCCTCCAGGGGGAGAGCTCGTGA
- a CDS encoding proprotein convertase P-domain-containing protein, whose translation MTDPNGPPPSGWNQGGWSTAGSVPQGGDAGGGRHPDPAAQHPETAGQHPETAQYPGAGQYPGAGQYPGAGQYPGANQYPSDPNHQPDPYADPSRYPATAQYPAGQFPAGQYPAGQYPGSAYPGSAYPGGQYGGYPGGQQPADQQAGDRYGPPHGGRQYPDQGGWNAAYGAPQPAPPGRGKRTGIVIAAVVASVAIVAAVVVVVLLNRSPDPNSPIAQGTSSDALPIPDNTAGGATSTITLDGDAEVGRLDVVLDVQHMYPGELTGVLTAPDGRRAVVFARAGTGGRVALSTTQASSPLTNLLGGPVAGAWALTFSDEVSADAGTLNSWEITAYPAAPDAPAPTAAPARGTSNPALAIPDDDGLIGVTDVIDLGGYGTVDRMVVDVSLTHEVSSDLRIELRSPLGRTVVLTDYEAGLSSGGTVALNLDSSAPGSPLAPLLGEPLAGPWQLRVYDDIIIDTGTLDSWEITVNG comes from the coding sequence ATGACCGATCCGAACGGACCTCCCCCGTCCGGCTGGAACCAGGGCGGCTGGTCCACCGCGGGGTCCGTGCCCCAGGGTGGGGACGCGGGCGGCGGCCGGCACCCGGACCCGGCGGCCCAGCACCCGGAGACGGCGGGCCAGCACCCGGAGACGGCCCAGTACCCCGGGGCAGGCCAGTACCCCGGGGCAGGCCAGTACCCCGGGGCAGGCCAGTACCCCGGCGCGAACCAGTACCCGTCGGACCCGAACCACCAGCCGGACCCCTACGCCGACCCGAGCCGGTACCCGGCGACCGCGCAGTACCCCGCCGGCCAGTTCCCCGCCGGCCAGTACCCCGCCGGCCAGTACCCGGGGTCGGCGTACCCGGGGTCGGCGTACCCCGGCGGGCAGTACGGCGGCTACCCCGGTGGCCAGCAGCCCGCCGACCAGCAGGCCGGTGACCGGTACGGCCCCCCGCACGGCGGGCGGCAGTACCCGGACCAGGGCGGCTGGAACGCCGCGTACGGCGCACCGCAGCCCGCCCCGCCGGGCCGGGGGAAACGCACCGGGATCGTGATCGCCGCGGTGGTGGCCTCGGTGGCGATCGTGGCGGCGGTCGTGGTGGTCGTCCTGCTCAACCGCTCCCCCGACCCGAACTCCCCGATCGCGCAGGGCACCTCCAGCGACGCGCTGCCGATCCCGGACAACACCGCGGGCGGCGCGACCAGCACGATCACCCTCGACGGCGACGCCGAGGTGGGCCGGCTCGACGTCGTGCTGGACGTCCAGCACATGTACCCGGGTGAGCTCACCGGTGTCCTGACCGCACCCGACGGGCGCCGGGCGGTGGTGTTCGCGCGGGCCGGCACCGGCGGGCGGGTCGCGCTCTCGACCACCCAGGCCTCCTCTCCGTTGACCAACCTGCTGGGCGGGCCGGTCGCCGGGGCGTGGGCGCTGACGTTCTCCGACGAGGTCTCGGCCGACGCCGGCACCCTGAACAGCTGGGAGATCACGGCGTACCCGGCGGCGCCGGACGCCCCGGCCCCCACCGCCGCACCGGCGCGGGGCACCTCGAACCCGGCCCTGGCGATCCCGGACGACGACGGACTCATCGGCGTCACCGACGTGATCGACCTCGGCGGCTACGGCACCGTCGACCGGATGGTCGTCGACGTCTCGCTCACCCACGAGGTCAGCAGCGACCTGCGGATCGAGCTGCGGTCGCCGCTGGGGCGGACGGTCGTCCTCACGGACTACGAGGCGGGCCTGTCCAGCGGGGGGACGGTCGCGCTGAACCTCGACTCGTCCGCGCCCGGGTCGCCGCTGGCCCCGCTCCTCGGGGAGCCCCTGGCCGGGCCGTGGCAGCTGCGGGTCTACGACGACATCATCATCGACACCGGCACCCTGGACAGCTGGGAGATCACCGTCAACGGCTGA
- a CDS encoding PH domain-containing protein encodes MTETGESRTDRGWTGQGGTLTLRPLRALVISWASAIVIVVLFVAIALVLRNSDTGVFFREADQAALVLIGLFIAGGCLLMARPRVRADAAGIEVRNVIATRHFAWTDVEGVAFPDGASWARIDLPDYEYVPVMAVQAVDGQRAVEAMRGLRALHAAGRAT; translated from the coding sequence ATGACCGAGACCGGCGAGAGCAGGACGGACCGGGGCTGGACGGGCCAGGGCGGGACCCTGACGCTGCGCCCGCTGCGGGCCCTGGTGATCTCCTGGGCGTCGGCGATCGTGATCGTCGTGCTGTTCGTCGCGATCGCGCTCGTGCTGCGCAACAGCGACACCGGCGTGTTCTTCCGCGAGGCCGACCAGGCCGCGCTGGTGCTGATCGGGCTGTTCATCGCCGGGGGCTGCCTGCTGATGGCCCGGCCCCGGGTGCGCGCCGACGCCGCGGGCATCGAGGTGCGCAACGTGATCGCCACCAGGCACTTCGCGTGGACCGACGTGGAGGGCGTCGCGTTCCCCGACGGCGCGTCCTGGGCCCGGATCGACCTCCCCGACTACGAGTACGTGCCGGTCATGGCGGTGCAGGCCGTCGACGGGCAGCGGGCGGTGGAGGCGATGCGGGGCCTGCGCGCGCTGCACGCCGCGGGCCGCGCGACCTGA
- a CDS encoding PIN domain-containing protein, whose product MTLVLDSGGISLLAASTADTARLRLRFGWPALVPAVVLVESLTGDHRRDHAVNRFLSSCVVVVVDEHVAREAARLRTLTGRAGTITAVDAVVAALAAQRPDPVVVTGDPGDLGALAAHARVPVTIVAA is encoded by the coding sequence GTGACCCTCGTCCTGGACTCGGGCGGGATCAGCCTGCTGGCCGCCAGCACCGCGGACACGGCACGGTTGCGACTCCGGTTCGGCTGGCCCGCTCTCGTCCCGGCTGTCGTCCTGGTCGAGTCGCTCACCGGCGACCACCGTCGGGATCACGCGGTCAACCGGTTCCTGAGCAGCTGCGTGGTCGTCGTCGTCGACGAGCACGTCGCCCGCGAAGCGGCCCGGCTGCGCACGCTCACCGGTCGCGCCGGCACGATCACCGCCGTGGACGCCGTCGTCGCCGCGCTCGCGGCGCAGCGGCCCGATCCCGTCGTCGTGACCGGCGACCCGGGCGATCTCGGCGCACTCGCCGCCCACGCCCGGGTGCCGGTCACGATCGTCGCCGCCTGA
- a CDS encoding type II toxin-antitoxin system CcdA family antitoxin has product MARVNITIPDELLARARAAGLNVSAAAAAGLTDELVRMEKNAELDRWLAEMEAEQGPSTPEEIAEADARIDRAFVVGGTRAESA; this is encoded by the coding sequence ATGGCCAGGGTGAACATCACGATCCCCGACGAGCTGCTGGCCCGTGCGCGGGCGGCCGGACTCAACGTCTCCGCCGCCGCCGCTGCCGGGCTCACCGACGAACTGGTGCGGATGGAGAAGAACGCCGAGCTCGACCGCTGGTTGGCCGAGATGGAGGCGGAGCAGGGGCCGAGCACGCCGGAGGAGATCGCCGAGGCCGACGCCAGGATCGACCGGGCGTTCGTCGTCGGCGGCACGCGCGCCGAGAGCGCGTGA
- the rapZ gene encoding RNase adapter RapZ: protein MSTEDVPVPTGSGIEVALVSGLSGAGRSTAAKVLEDLGWFVVDNLPPELIATMVDLGARARGEVARIAVVMDVRSRAFSADLGAVIKDLDARGYRPRLLFLEATDAVLVRRFEQVRRSHPLQGDGRLVDGIAAERALLRPLRESADLVVDTSTVSVPTLRATLERTFGAEFEQLTRVTLVSFGYKYGLPMDSDLVVDVRFLPNPFWIPELREHTGRDIDVRDYVLSQEGAMEFIDRYLELLRLVGAGYRREGKSYLTVSVGCTGGKHRSVAISEEIARRLAGDQGVTVNVAHRDLGRE from the coding sequence GTGAGCACCGAGGATGTGCCGGTCCCGACGGGGTCCGGGATCGAGGTCGCGCTGGTCAGCGGCCTGTCCGGGGCAGGGCGCAGCACCGCGGCCAAGGTGCTGGAGGACCTGGGGTGGTTCGTCGTCGACAACCTGCCGCCCGAGCTGATCGCCACGATGGTCGACCTCGGGGCGCGGGCCCGCGGCGAGGTCGCGCGGATCGCGGTGGTCATGGACGTCCGCAGCCGCGCGTTCTCCGCCGATCTCGGGGCCGTCATCAAGGACCTCGACGCCCGCGGTTACCGGCCCCGGCTGCTGTTCCTGGAGGCCACCGACGCCGTGCTGGTGCGCCGGTTCGAGCAGGTCCGCCGCAGCCACCCGCTGCAGGGCGACGGCCGCCTCGTCGACGGGATCGCGGCCGAGCGCGCGCTGCTGCGCCCGCTGCGCGAGAGCGCCGACCTCGTCGTCGACACCTCCACGGTCTCCGTACCCACGCTGCGGGCCACCCTGGAACGCACGTTCGGCGCGGAGTTCGAGCAGCTCACCCGCGTCACGCTGGTGTCGTTCGGCTACAAGTACGGGCTGCCGATGGACTCCGACCTCGTCGTCGACGTCCGGTTCCTACCCAACCCGTTCTGGATCCCGGAGCTGCGCGAGCACACCGGCCGCGACATCGACGTGCGCGACTACGTGCTCAGCCAGGAGGGGGCGATGGAGTTCATCGACCGCTACCTGGAGCTGCTGCGCCTGGTCGGGGCCGGGTACCGGCGCGAGGGCAAGAGCTACCTGACGGTGTCGGTCGGCTGCACGGGCGGCAAGCACCGCAGCGTGGCGATCAGCGAGGAGATCGCCCGGCGGCTCGCGGGGGACCAGGGCGTCACGGTCAATGTGGCGCACCGCGACCTGGGGCGGGAGTGA
- a CDS encoding HAD-IA family hydrolase yields the protein MTTSPQETPRPRAADRRPRVVLFDVFETMLQVDALGVRFVDVGRPAHEWELFFTRTLRDGMALTLAGAAPPFGEVARAALRTTTGHTLSEEALDHVLDGFAHLPPHPDVEPALMALARARVPTYAFTHGDPRTACDALDRAGLRTYLRGVHSAEALSSFKPPPRVYDWVCGRVDSPPDRTALVAVHSWDVHGAVRAGMVGALATRLEGRVPAVVEPPHVSATRVDTVVDRLLALPA from the coding sequence ATGACGACGTCTCCGCAGGAGACCCCCCGCCCACGGGCCGCCGACCGCCGCCCGCGGGTGGTGCTGTTCGACGTGTTCGAGACGATGCTGCAGGTCGACGCGCTGGGCGTCCGGTTCGTCGACGTCGGCCGTCCCGCCCACGAGTGGGAGCTGTTCTTCACCCGCACCCTGCGCGACGGGATGGCGCTGACCCTCGCCGGGGCGGCCCCGCCGTTCGGTGAGGTGGCCCGCGCGGCGCTGCGCACGACCACCGGGCACACGCTGTCGGAGGAGGCCCTCGACCACGTGCTCGACGGGTTCGCCCACCTGCCCCCGCACCCCGACGTCGAGCCCGCCCTCATGGCGCTGGCCCGCGCCCGGGTGCCCACCTACGCGTTCACCCACGGCGACCCGAGGACCGCGTGCGACGCGCTGGACCGCGCCGGGCTGCGCACCTACCTGCGCGGCGTGCACTCGGCCGAGGCCCTGTCCTCGTTCAAGCCGCCCCCGCGGGTCTACGACTGGGTCTGCGGCCGGGTCGACTCCCCGCCCGACCGCACCGCGCTCGTGGCCGTGCACTCCTGGGACGTGCACGGGGCCGTGCGGGCCGGGATGGTGGGTGCACTCGCGACCCGCCTGGAGGGTCGGGTCCCGGCGGTCGTCGAGCCGCCGCACGTCAGCGCGACCCGCGTCGACACCGTGGTCGACCGCCTCCTCGCCCTGCCCGCCTGA
- the whiA gene encoding DNA-binding protein WhiA gives MAMTAAVKDELSRLVVTKPCCRRSEVAALLRFAGGLHIVGGRVVIEAEVDTGSVARRLRRDIHELYGHTCEAHVISPGGLRRGARYVMRVVRDGEGLARQTGLLDARGRPVRGLPPPVVSGGVCDAEAAWRGAFLAHGSLTEPGRSSSLEVTCPGPEAALALVGAARRLGVTAKAREVRGADRVVVRDGDAIGALLTRMGAHECVMAWEERRMRREVRATANRLANFDDANLRRSARAAVAASARVQRALEILGPDVPEHLQAAGKLRAEHTQASLEELGQLADPPMTKDAVAGRIRRLLHMADKRAADLGIPDTDSAVTAEMLDES, from the coding sequence ATGGCGATGACCGCAGCGGTGAAGGACGAACTGAGCAGGCTCGTCGTCACCAAGCCGTGCTGTCGGCGTTCCGAGGTCGCCGCCCTGCTGCGCTTCGCGGGCGGCCTGCACATCGTCGGCGGCCGCGTCGTGATCGAGGCGGAGGTCGACACGGGCTCCGTCGCCCGACGCCTGCGCCGCGACATCCACGAGCTCTACGGCCACACCTGCGAGGCGCACGTCATCTCGCCGGGCGGGCTGCGCCGCGGCGCCCGGTACGTGATGCGGGTCGTCCGCGACGGCGAGGGGCTGGCCCGCCAGACCGGCCTGCTCGACGCCCGCGGCCGTCCGGTCCGGGGCCTGCCGCCGCCCGTCGTCTCCGGCGGGGTGTGCGACGCGGAGGCGGCGTGGCGCGGGGCGTTCCTCGCGCACGGCTCGCTCACCGAACCGGGTCGCAGCTCGTCACTGGAGGTCACCTGCCCCGGCCCGGAGGCCGCGCTCGCGCTCGTCGGCGCGGCGCGTCGGCTCGGCGTCACCGCGAAGGCCCGCGAGGTGCGCGGCGCCGACCGCGTGGTCGTCCGCGACGGCGACGCGATCGGCGCGCTGCTCACCCGCATGGGTGCTCATGAGTGCGTGATGGCGTGGGAGGAGCGGCGGATGCGCCGCGAGGTGCGTGCCACCGCCAACCGCCTCGCCAACTTCGACGACGCCAACCTGCGCCGCTCGGCCCGGGCCGCGGTGGCCGCGTCGGCGCGGGTGCAGCGGGCGCTGGAGATCCTCGGCCCGGACGTCCCGGAGCACCTGCAGGCCGCCGGGAAGCTGCGCGCCGAGCACACCCAGGCGTCGCTGGAGGAGCTGGGCCAGCTCGCCGACCCGCCGATGACGAAGGACGCCGTGGCGGGGCGGATCCGCAGGCTGCTGCACATGGCCGACAAGCGGGCCGCGGACCTCGGCATCCCCGACACCGACTCGGCGGTCACCGCGGAGATGCTCGACGAGAGCTGA
- the ribH gene encoding 6,7-dimethyl-8-ribityllumazine synthase — protein MSGEGRPVVGTLPDATGLRVAVAATSWHVDIVDLLLERAVSTAREAGAPEPTVVRVSGTVELPVVCQELARTHDAVVALGAVIRGGTPHFEYVCDAVTDGLTRVALDERTPVGNGVLTCDTHGQAVDRSGGPGSAEDKGAEACLAALHTAVLLRDLRKDA, from the coding sequence GTGAGCGGGGAGGGCCGGCCGGTCGTCGGCACCCTGCCCGACGCCACGGGCCTGCGGGTCGCCGTGGCCGCCACCAGCTGGCACGTCGACATCGTCGACCTGCTGCTGGAGCGGGCCGTGTCCACCGCGCGCGAGGCCGGCGCGCCGGAGCCCACCGTGGTGCGGGTCTCGGGCACCGTGGAGCTGCCGGTGGTCTGCCAGGAGCTCGCCCGCACGCACGACGCCGTGGTGGCCCTCGGCGCCGTCATCCGGGGCGGCACCCCGCACTTCGAGTACGTCTGCGACGCCGTCACCGACGGGCTGACGCGCGTGGCCCTCGACGAGCGCACCCCCGTCGGCAACGGGGTCCTGACCTGCGACACGCACGGCCAGGCGGTCGACCGCTCCGGTGGACCGGGGTCGGCCGAGGACAAGGGCGCCGAGGCCTGCCTGGCGGCCCTGCACACCGCGGTGCTGCTGCGGGACCTGAGGAAGGACGCATGA
- a CDS encoding DUF2786 domain-containing protein — protein MGADKLDTVRKLLAKAERAATGEEAEAYTAKAVQLMARHGIDDALLGATDPGHDEIGVCRVAVDDPYSAGKARLLGWVGLALGCRCVLHGVSGGRFTAVTVFGHASDRARVEMLHTSLLLQATSQLVRLRPLDPRESVAAYRRSWLHGFAVEVYRRLTAAAEQAAHDAEHDAAGRCDGGPSVALVLADRHDRVEQAWAEAFPDLGRARRTVLSGSGHHDGVRAGARADLGRDRVGPPRAPALGR, from the coding sequence ATGGGCGCCGACAAGCTCGACACGGTCCGCAAGCTGCTGGCCAAGGCCGAACGGGCCGCCACGGGCGAGGAGGCCGAGGCCTACACGGCCAAGGCCGTGCAGCTCATGGCCCGGCACGGCATCGACGACGCGCTGCTCGGCGCGACCGATCCGGGGCACGACGAGATCGGCGTGTGCCGGGTCGCGGTGGACGACCCGTACAGCGCCGGGAAGGCGCGCCTGCTCGGCTGGGTCGGGCTGGCGCTGGGGTGCCGGTGCGTGCTGCACGGAGTGAGCGGTGGCCGGTTCACCGCCGTCACGGTGTTCGGGCACGCGTCGGACCGCGCGCGGGTGGAGATGCTGCACACCTCGTTGCTGCTGCAGGCCACCTCGCAGCTGGTGCGGTTGCGCCCGCTCGATCCGCGCGAGTCGGTGGCGGCCTACCGTCGGTCGTGGCTGCACGGGTTCGCGGTGGAGGTGTACCGCCGGCTCACCGCAGCAGCGGAGCAGGCCGCGCACGACGCCGAACACGACGCGGCCGGGCGGTGCGACGGCGGCCCGTCGGTGGCGCTCGTGCTGGCCGACCGGCACGACCGCGTCGAGCAGGCGTGGGCCGAGGCGTTCCCCGACCTGGGCCGCGCCCGGCGCACGGTGCTGAGCGGCTCCGGTCACCACGACGGCGTGCGGGCCGGGGCGCGGGCCGACCTGGGCCGCGACCGCGTCGGGCCACCCCGTGCCCCGGCCCTGGGCCGGTGA
- a CDS encoding dihydroorotate dehydrogenase, which produces MLRAKQVQDHGEVRLGDIVLRNRLVTSSSLLGYGVANSPLLPYGMSPVSMFVPLEEFGAVTTRTVTVEPREGHFSTRDDYSLGELPGLLKRYGRVLRSTDGGWVNAFGWCNVGIDAYLRDYYPRTRAQRTIISLGGFSAEEFVALVDRVNAAVPAGEIAAVELNVSCHNVNFDFSAILQDVLDEAVPRSHHPVILKLSPDYDYVRNAKQAAAAGVSALTAINTVKALRLDPRTGEPFLANRYGGLSGRAIKPIGLRVVSELREAGVTLPIIATGGVRTADDCREYFWAGADAVSLGSAVWLASYPGYALAPLRALHVRRVLKAVRRWDTLPNRPVPVV; this is translated from the coding sequence GTGTTGCGAGCGAAGCAGGTCCAGGACCACGGCGAGGTGCGGCTGGGCGACATCGTGCTCCGCAACCGGCTGGTCACCTCGTCGAGCCTCCTCGGGTACGGGGTGGCGAACTCCCCGCTCCTGCCCTACGGCATGAGCCCGGTGTCGATGTTCGTGCCGCTGGAGGAGTTCGGTGCGGTGACCACCCGCACCGTCACGGTGGAGCCGCGCGAGGGGCACTTCAGCACCCGCGACGACTACTCCCTCGGGGAGCTCCCCGGCCTGCTCAAACGCTACGGGCGGGTACTGCGCAGCACCGACGGCGGATGGGTCAACGCCTTCGGCTGGTGCAACGTCGGCATCGACGCCTACCTCCGCGACTACTACCCGCGCACCCGCGCCCAGCGCACGATCATCTCGCTGGGCGGGTTCTCCGCGGAGGAGTTCGTGGCGCTCGTCGACCGCGTCAACGCCGCCGTGCCGGCGGGGGAGATCGCCGCGGTCGAGCTCAACGTGAGCTGCCACAACGTCAACTTCGACTTCTCGGCGATCCTGCAGGACGTGCTCGACGAGGCCGTGCCCCGCAGCCACCACCCGGTGATCCTCAAGCTCTCGCCCGACTACGACTACGTGCGCAACGCGAAGCAGGCCGCCGCGGCCGGGGTCTCGGCGCTCACCGCGATCAACACCGTCAAGGCGCTGCGCCTGGACCCGCGCACCGGCGAGCCGTTCCTCGCCAACCGGTACGGGGGCCTGTCCGGGCGGGCGATCAAGCCGATCGGGCTGCGCGTGGTGTCGGAGCTGCGGGAGGCGGGTGTGACGCTTCCGATCATCGCCACCGGTGGAGTGCGCACCGCCGACGACTGCCGCGAGTACTTCTGGGCGGGGGCCGACGCCGTGAGCCTCGGTAGCGCCGTGTGGCTGGCCAGCTACCCCGGGTACGCCCTCGCCCCGCTCCGCGCCCTGCACGTTCGGCGCGTCCTCAAGGCCGTTCGGCGCTGGGACACGCTCCCGAATCGTCCGGTTCCGGTCGTCTGA
- a CDS encoding gluconeogenesis factor YvcK family protein: MTGPARPLRAVALGGGHGLHATLSALRVLAARGVVDAHVTAVVTVADDGGSSGRLRRELGSLPPGDLRMAMAALASDDVAGQRWTTLVQHRFGGTGALAGHAVGNLLLAGLMDTLGDPVAALDEVGSLLGVRGRVLPMSREPLDIEAEVTGLGSGGPHRIRGQVAVASTPGRVRRVWLQPQRPRACAEAVAAVGAADLLILGPGSWFTSVLPHLLVPELRDAVLAASARRVVVLNLAPEPGETAGFSPERHLAVLSEHAPALRVDAVVADVAAVPVPDRLHRAASSMLSPGGRVHLAPVAADAVMPRHDPVALADALDAVVAGPQAPHPVSTPPDGQTQHSGGS; encoded by the coding sequence GTGACGGGTCCGGCGCGGCCTCTGCGCGCGGTCGCGCTGGGCGGCGGGCACGGCCTGCACGCCACCCTCTCCGCACTGCGGGTCCTCGCCGCGCGCGGGGTCGTCGACGCCCACGTCACGGCGGTGGTCACCGTCGCCGACGACGGCGGGTCCTCGGGCCGGCTGCGCCGAGAGCTGGGGTCCCTGCCCCCGGGTGACCTGCGGATGGCGATGGCCGCGCTCGCCTCCGACGACGTCGCCGGGCAGCGCTGGACCACCCTGGTGCAGCACCGCTTCGGCGGCACCGGGGCACTGGCCGGGCACGCCGTCGGCAACCTGCTCCTGGCCGGGCTGATGGACACCCTCGGCGACCCGGTCGCCGCGCTCGACGAGGTCGGGTCGCTGCTCGGCGTCCGCGGCCGGGTGCTGCCGATGAGCCGTGAGCCGCTCGACATCGAGGCGGAGGTCACCGGGTTGGGCAGCGGCGGCCCGCACCGGATCCGCGGCCAGGTCGCCGTGGCGTCCACCCCGGGCCGGGTCCGGCGGGTCTGGCTGCAGCCGCAGCGGCCGCGGGCGTGCGCCGAGGCCGTGGCCGCCGTGGGGGCCGCCGACCTGCTGATCCTCGGTCCCGGGTCGTGGTTCACCAGCGTGCTGCCGCACCTGCTCGTCCCCGAGCTCCGCGACGCCGTACTTGCCGCATCGGCCCGGCGCGTGGTGGTGCTCAACCTCGCTCCCGAGCCCGGAGAGACCGCCGGGTTCTCACCGGAGAGACACCTGGCCGTACTCTCCGAGCACGCACCGGCACTCAGGGTGGACGCGGTCGTCGCCGACGTCGCCGCGGTGCCGGTGCCTGATCGGCTCCACCGTGCGGCGTCGTCGATGCTGTCGCCCGGCGGCCGGGTACACCTGGCCCCGGTCGCGGCCGACGCCGTGATGCCGCGCCACGACCCGGTGGCGCTGGCCGATGCGCTCGACGCGGTGGTGGCCGGTCCGCAGGCACCGCATCCGGTGAGCACGCCGCCGGATGGTCAGACTCAGCACTCCGGAGGTTCCTGA